From a single Arachis hypogaea cultivar Tifrunner chromosome 3, arahy.Tifrunner.gnm2.J5K5, whole genome shotgun sequence genomic region:
- the LOC112790342 gene encoding putative GATA transcription factor 22: protein MMIPSYRYSHHHPIPFDLNEEHHLFTTTTYPQLSSPSSSLSSYSYWDQHPNHLQITHQQAEKIHVPSSGGSWDHIHDHRKKEEKEEEEEEDGNKKSSKLLKLKILKKEERNENHHLDNQAHHDEEDHGSVKWMSSKMRIMGGSDTNNFRLRFDEEGPKQQAPLSPLGTDNSSSNSNNNNSSSNRHENNNNMIVRVCSDCHTTKTPLWRSGPRGPKSLCNACGIRQRKARRAAAVAAAAEVAASENDTTLMASTDDDDGMKKKEKKLHKHNNKDKKLKAKCSAPNQLKKKHKIGTNNNNNTNKLSHRGRKKVGFEDLTISLSKNLALNVFPHDEKEAAILLMALSYGLLHGFPSDRYLD from the exons ATGATGATACCAAGTTATCGTTATTCTCATCATCATCCTATTCCTTTTGATCTCAATGAAGAACATCACCTCTTCACTACTACTACATATCCTCaactctcttctccttcttcttctttatcatcTTATTCTTATTGGGACCAACATCCAAACCACTTACAAATAACTCATCAACAG GCTGAGAAGATTCATGTTCCTTCTAGTGGAGGATCATGGGATCATATTCATGACcacagaaaaaaagaagaaaaagaagaagaagaagaagaggatggaaacAAGAAGAGTAGTAAACTGCTCAagttgaaaattttgaagaaagaagaaaggaatgAAAATCATCATCTTGATAATCAAGCTCATCATGATGAGGAGGATCATGGTTCGGTGAAGTGGATGTCTTCAAAGATGAGAATCATGGGTGGTTCTGATACTAATAATTTCAGGTTAAGGTTTGATGAAGAGGGACCAAAGCAGCAAGCGCCGCTATCCCCTTTAGGAACTGATAATAGCAGCAGCAACAGTAACAACAACAACTCTTCTTCAAACCgtcatgaaaataataataatatgattgtTAGGGTTTGTTCTGATTGCCACACCACAAAGACCCCTCTTTGGAGAAGTGGACCAAGAGGCCCCAag TCTCTTTGCAATGCTTGTGGAATTAGACAAAGGAAGGCGAGGAGAGCTGCGGCGGTGGCGGCCGCGGCGGAGGTTGCAGCATCAGAGAACGATACAACTCTCATGGCTTctactgatgatgatgatggtatgaagaagaaagaaaagaagttaCACAAGCACAACAACAAAGATAAGAAGTTGAAAGCCAAGTGTAGTGCACCAaatcagttgaaaaagaagcacaaaattggaaccaataacaataataatactaataaattatctcatagaggaagaaagaaggtTGGTTTTGAAGACTTGACAATAAGTTTGAGCAAGAACTTGGCTTTAAATGTGTTCCCTCATGATGAGAAAGAGGCTGCAATCTTGCTCATGGCCTTATCCTATGGTTTACTTCATGGATTTCCCTCAGATCGTTACTTAGAttaa